One window from the genome of Streptomyces sp. NBC_01476 encodes:
- a CDS encoding MarP family serine protease, with protein sequence MNVLDVLLILAAVWFAVVGYRQGFVVGIMSVIGFLGGGLAAIFLLPVIWDKATDSATPGSVAVISAVVIVIVCASVGQAFTTHLGNKLRGRITWSPARAVDAGGGALVNVAAMLVVAWLIGSALATTTLPTIGREVRTSKVLLGVSQVVPAQADTWFDNFSTTLAQNGLPQVFGTFGSEPITSVPAPDPALVRSSVVTDARRSIVKVVGTAPSCGKVLEGSGFVFAKDRVMTNAHVVGGVNEPTVQVGGKGRLHDARVVLYDWQRDIAVLDVPGLDAPSLSFTTSDARSKDDAIVAGFPENGSFDVRAARVRGRIEASGPDIYHRGTVHRDVYSLYATVRQGNSGGPLLTTDGRVAGVVFAKSLDDANTGYALTADEIAPDADAGATASHQVDTEGCAL encoded by the coding sequence GTGAACGTGCTGGACGTCCTGCTCATCCTCGCCGCTGTCTGGTTTGCCGTGGTCGGCTACCGGCAGGGCTTCGTCGTCGGCATCATGTCGGTGATCGGCTTCCTCGGCGGCGGCCTCGCCGCGATCTTCCTGCTCCCGGTGATCTGGGACAAGGCGACCGACAGCGCCACGCCCGGCTCGGTGGCGGTGATCTCCGCGGTGGTCATCGTGATCGTGTGTGCGTCGGTAGGACAGGCGTTCACCACGCACCTGGGCAACAAGCTCCGCGGCCGGATCACCTGGTCGCCCGCCCGGGCGGTGGACGCCGGCGGCGGCGCGCTGGTGAACGTGGCGGCGATGCTGGTGGTGGCCTGGCTGATCGGCAGCGCGCTGGCGACCACCACGCTGCCGACGATAGGGCGCGAGGTCCGCACGTCGAAGGTGCTGCTCGGGGTCTCCCAGGTGGTGCCCGCCCAGGCCGACACCTGGTTCGACAACTTCAGCACGACCCTCGCCCAGAACGGCCTGCCGCAGGTCTTCGGCACCTTCGGCTCCGAACCGATCACCTCGGTGCCCGCCCCCGACCCCGCGCTGGTGCGCAGCTCGGTCGTCACCGACGCCCGGCGCAGCATCGTCAAGGTGGTCGGCACCGCCCCGAGCTGCGGGAAGGTGCTGGAGGGCTCCGGTTTCGTCTTCGCCAAGGACCGCGTGATGACCAACGCGCACGTCGTCGGCGGGGTGAACGAGCCCACCGTGCAGGTCGGCGGCAAGGGCAGGCTGCACGACGCACGGGTGGTGCTCTACGACTGGCAGCGCGACATCGCGGTGCTGGACGTCCCCGGCCTGGACGCGCCCTCGCTCTCCTTCACCACCAGCGACGCGCGCTCCAAGGACGATGCGATCGTGGCCGGCTTCCCGGAGAACGGCAGCTTCGACGTCCGCGCGGCCCGGGTCCGCGGCCGGATCGAGGCCAGCGGCCCGGACATCTACCACCGCGGCACCGTGCACCGCGACGTCTACTCGCTCTACGCGACCGTCCGCCAGGGCAACTCCGGCGGCCCGCTGCTCACCACCGACGGCAGGGTCGCCGGCGTGGTCTTCGCCAAGTCGCTGGACGACGCCAACACCGGCTACGCGCTGACCGCCGACGAGATCGCCCCGGACGCGGACGCGGGTGCCACCGCGAGTCACCAGGTGGACACCGAGGGGTGCGCGCTGTGA
- a CDS encoding alpha/beta fold hydrolase: MNDAARPAGSHDPHHPPGPVPRIDGPWTHRDVAANGARFHIAEMGDGPLVLLLHGFPQFWWTWRHQLTALADAGFRAVAMDLRGVGGSDRTPRGYDAGNLALDVTGVIRSLGEPDAALVGHDLGGYLAWTAAAMRPKLVRRLAVCSMAHPRRWRTAMLTDLRQSKSGAYIWGFQRPWVPERQLVADNSALVGKLVSGWSGPQLPEPETVDVYRRAMQIPSTAHCAVEPYRWMVRSMARPDGLQFNRRMKRPVRVPTLQMHGSLDPAIGTRNVAGSGEYVEAPYRWRLFDGLGHFPHEEDPAAFSTELINWLQDPEPDR, translated from the coding sequence ATGAATGACGCCGCCCGGCCGGCCGGGTCGCACGATCCGCACCACCCGCCCGGCCCCGTGCCGCGCATCGACGGACCCTGGACACACCGGGACGTGGCCGCCAACGGCGCCCGTTTCCACATCGCCGAGATGGGCGACGGCCCCCTGGTGCTGCTGCTGCACGGCTTCCCGCAGTTCTGGTGGACGTGGCGGCACCAGCTGACCGCGCTCGCCGACGCGGGGTTCCGCGCGGTGGCCATGGACCTGCGGGGGGTCGGCGGCAGTGACCGCACCCCGCGCGGCTACGACGCGGGGAACCTGGCGCTCGACGTCACCGGGGTGATCCGCTCGCTCGGTGAACCGGACGCGGCGCTCGTCGGGCACGACCTGGGCGGGTATCTCGCCTGGACGGCGGCCGCGATGCGCCCCAAGCTGGTGCGCCGGCTCGCGGTCTGCTCGATGGCGCACCCGCGCCGCTGGCGCACCGCGATGCTCACCGATCTGCGGCAGAGCAAGTCGGGCGCGTACATCTGGGGCTTCCAGCGGCCGTGGGTGCCCGAGCGCCAGCTCGTCGCGGACAACTCGGCACTGGTCGGCAAGCTGGTCTCCGGCTGGTCCGGTCCGCAGCTGCCGGAACCGGAGACGGTGGACGTCTACCGGCGGGCGATGCAGATCCCGTCCACCGCGCACTGCGCCGTCGAGCCGTACCGCTGGATGGTGCGGTCGATGGCCCGGCCGGACGGTCTCCAGTTCAACCGGCGGATGAAGCGGCCGGTACGGGTACCGACGCTGCAGATGCACGGCTCGCTCGACCCGGCGATCGGCACCCGGAACGTGGCGGGCAGCGGGGAGTACGTGGAGGCGCCGTACCGCTGGCGGCTCTTCGACGGCCTCGGGCACTTCCCGCACGAGGAGGACCCGGCGGCCTTCTCCACCGAGCTCATCAACTGGCTGCAGGACCCCGAACCCGACCGCTGA
- a CDS encoding phage holin family protein, with the protein MSPAPEDHGDGRSIGQLIAAATAEMSALVHDEIALAKAELREDAKRAGLGSLALVVALAAAVFAVPMFSMASAYALHRTGLPLDASFGIVFGFFVLVTIVLGLLAYGRFKKVKKPERSISSAKETAAVLQKAKPHPRPLEPTGVKALEAADAKTADARM; encoded by the coding sequence ATGAGCCCAGCCCCGGAGGACCACGGCGACGGGCGCAGCATCGGGCAGTTGATCGCCGCCGCCACGGCGGAGATGTCCGCCCTGGTGCACGACGAGATCGCGCTGGCCAAGGCGGAACTGCGGGAGGACGCCAAGCGCGCGGGCCTCGGCAGCCTCGCGCTGGTCGTGGCACTGGCCGCGGCCGTCTTCGCGGTCCCGATGTTCTCGATGGCGAGCGCGTACGCACTGCACAGGACCGGGCTGCCGCTCGACGCGTCCTTCGGCATCGTGTTCGGGTTCTTCGTCCTCGTCACCATCGTGCTGGGGCTGCTGGCGTACGGCCGTTTCAAGAAGGTGAAGAAGCCGGAGCGTTCCATCAGCTCCGCCAAGGAGACCGCGGCCGTGCTGCAGAAGGCGAAGCCGCACCCGCGACCGCTGGAGCCCACCGGCGTCAAGGCGTTGGAGGCAGCTGACGCCAAGACGGCCGACGCCCGGATGTGA
- the nhaA gene encoding Na+/H+ antiporter NhaA → MPESAAPPPGPGTPRARTAVLLGRLPLPERNTITDALRAETVGGILLLLAAVAALIWTNTGHDSYTSAAGYHLGPSALGLHLSVAHWAADGLLAVFFFVAGVELKRELVAGELREVSAAALPVIAAVCGMAVPALVYTVVALAGDGSLKGWAVPTATDIAFALAVLAVIGTALPAAVRAFLLTLAVVDDLFAILIIAIFYTSRIHYWPLLGAAAGLALFWLLLRKGVPGWYVYVPLALVIWTLMLNSGVHATIAGVAMGLMLRCTTRDGEEHSPGEHIEHLVRPLSAGLAVPLFALFSAGVTVSAGALADVFKRPETLGVLLGLVAGKAVGVFGGTWLAARFTRARLNPDLRWPDVLAVAVLAGIGFTVSLLIGELAFTDDPLLAEESKTAVLLGSLISAVLAGTLLKLRNNRYRALTEEEERDEDEDGIPDIYERDTPAYHLRMAEILERKAAEHRRLAQVARDSGGEDAP, encoded by the coding sequence GTGCCCGAGTCCGCAGCGCCGCCTCCCGGCCCCGGCACGCCCCGCGCCCGTACCGCCGTTCTCCTCGGCCGCCTGCCGCTCCCCGAGCGCAACACCATCACCGACGCCCTGCGTGCCGAAACCGTCGGCGGCATCCTGCTGCTGCTCGCCGCCGTCGCCGCCCTGATCTGGACCAACACCGGCCATGACAGCTACACATCGGCCGCCGGCTACCACCTCGGGCCGTCCGCGCTCGGCCTGCACCTGTCCGTCGCCCACTGGGCCGCCGACGGGCTGCTCGCGGTGTTCTTCTTCGTCGCCGGCGTGGAGCTCAAGCGCGAACTGGTGGCCGGTGAACTGCGCGAGGTCTCCGCCGCCGCGCTCCCCGTCATCGCGGCGGTCTGCGGCATGGCGGTGCCGGCGCTGGTCTACACCGTGGTCGCCCTGGCCGGCGACGGCTCCCTCAAGGGGTGGGCGGTCCCCACCGCCACCGACATCGCCTTCGCACTGGCCGTGCTCGCCGTCATCGGCACCGCGCTGCCCGCCGCCGTACGGGCCTTCCTGCTCACCCTCGCGGTCGTCGACGACCTCTTCGCGATCCTGATCATCGCGATCTTCTACACCTCCCGGATCCACTACTGGCCGCTGCTCGGCGCCGCCGCCGGTCTGGCGCTCTTCTGGCTGCTGCTGCGCAAGGGCGTACCCGGCTGGTACGTGTATGTGCCGCTGGCGCTGGTGATCTGGACGCTGATGCTCAACAGCGGGGTGCACGCCACCATCGCGGGCGTCGCGATGGGCCTGATGCTGCGCTGCACCACCAGGGACGGCGAGGAGCACTCCCCCGGCGAGCACATCGAGCACCTGGTACGGCCGCTGTCCGCCGGGCTCGCGGTGCCGCTCTTCGCGCTCTTCTCCGCCGGGGTGACGGTCTCCGCCGGGGCGCTCGCGGACGTCTTCAAGCGGCCGGAGACGCTCGGCGTGCTCCTCGGACTGGTGGCCGGCAAGGCGGTCGGCGTGTTCGGCGGCACCTGGCTGGCGGCCCGTTTCACCCGGGCCCGGCTCAACCCCGACCTGCGCTGGCCGGACGTCCTGGCGGTGGCGGTCCTGGCCGGCATCGGCTTCACCGTCTCGCTGCTGATCGGTGAACTCGCCTTCACCGACGACCCGCTGCTCGCCGAGGAGTCCAAGACCGCGGTCCTGCTGGGGTCGCTGATCTCCGCGGTGCTGGCCGGCACCCTGCTCAAACTGCGCAACAACCGCTACCGCGCGCTCACCGAGGAGGAGGAGCGGGACGAGGACGAGGACGGCATCCCGGACATCTACGAACGCGACACCCCCGCCTACCACCTCAGGATGGCCGAGATCCTGGAACGCAAAGCCGCGGAACATCGCAGGCTCGCCCAAGTGGCCAGGGACAGCGGCGGGGAAGACGCACCGTAA
- the acs gene encoding acetate--CoA ligase yields MSSNESLANLLKEERRFAPPAELAAAANVTAAAYEQAKADRLGFWAEQARRLSWVTEPTQTLDWSNPPFAKWFADGKLNVAYNCVDRHVEAGLGDRVAIHFEGEPGDSRAITYAELKDEVSRAANALTELGVEKGDRVAVYLPMIPEAVVAMLACARIGAAHSVVFGGFSADAVASRIDDADAKLVITADGGYRRGKPSALKPAIDDAVSRTPQVEHVLVVRRTGQDVAWTEGRDIWWHEITGRQSAEHTPEAFEAEQPLFILYTSGTTGKPKGILHTSGGYLTQASYTHHAVFDLKPETDVYWCTADIGWVTGHSYIVYGPLSNGATQVIYEGTPDTPHQGRFWEIVQKYKVSILYTAPTAIRTFMKWGDDIPAKFDLTSLRVLGSVGEPINPEAWVWYREHIGGGSTPVVDTWWQTETGAIMISPLPGVTQAKPGSAQTPLPGISATVVDDEANEVPNGSGGYLVLTEPWPSMLRTIWGDDQRYIDTYWSRFEGRYFAGDGAKKDDDGDIWLLGRVDDVMLISGHNISTTEVESALVSHPKVAESAVVGATDETTGQAIVAFVILRGTAEDSAELAGDLRDHVSKALGPIAKPKRILIVSELPKTRSGKIMRRLLRDVAENRELGDVTTLTDSTVMDLIQSKLPSAPSED; encoded by the coding sequence GTGAGCAGCAACGAGAGCCTGGCCAACCTGCTGAAGGAGGAGCGGCGGTTCGCTCCCCCGGCCGAACTGGCCGCCGCGGCCAATGTCACGGCGGCGGCGTACGAACAGGCCAAGGCCGACCGGCTGGGCTTCTGGGCCGAGCAGGCCCGCCGCCTGAGCTGGGTGACCGAGCCCACCCAGACGCTGGACTGGTCGAACCCGCCGTTCGCCAAGTGGTTCGCGGACGGGAAGCTCAACGTCGCTTACAACTGCGTCGACCGGCACGTCGAGGCCGGTCTCGGCGACCGGGTCGCCATCCACTTCGAGGGCGAACCGGGCGACAGCCGCGCCATCACCTACGCGGAGCTGAAGGACGAGGTCTCCCGCGCCGCCAACGCGCTGACCGAGCTGGGCGTCGAAAAGGGTGACCGGGTAGCGGTCTACCTGCCGATGATCCCCGAGGCCGTCGTCGCGATGCTCGCCTGCGCCCGGATCGGCGCCGCGCACTCCGTGGTCTTCGGCGGCTTCTCCGCCGACGCGGTCGCCTCCCGGATCGACGACGCCGACGCCAAGCTCGTCATCACCGCCGACGGCGGTTACCGCCGGGGCAAGCCCTCCGCCCTCAAGCCGGCCATCGACGACGCGGTCTCCCGCACCCCGCAGGTCGAGCACGTGCTGGTGGTCCGCCGCACCGGCCAGGACGTGGCCTGGACCGAGGGCCGCGACATCTGGTGGCACGAGATCACCGGCCGGCAGTCCGCCGAGCACACCCCCGAGGCGTTCGAGGCCGAGCAGCCGCTCTTCATCCTCTACACCTCGGGCACCACCGGTAAGCCCAAGGGCATCCTGCACACCTCCGGCGGCTACCTCACGCAGGCCAGTTACACCCACCACGCCGTCTTCGACCTCAAGCCGGAGACCGACGTCTACTGGTGCACCGCGGACATCGGCTGGGTCACCGGCCACTCGTACATCGTCTACGGCCCGCTCTCCAACGGCGCCACCCAGGTCATCTACGAGGGCACCCCGGACACCCCGCACCAGGGCCGGTTCTGGGAGATCGTGCAGAAGTACAAGGTGAGCATCCTCTACACCGCGCCCACCGCGATCCGCACCTTCATGAAGTGGGGTGACGACATCCCGGCGAAGTTCGACCTGACCAGCCTGCGGGTGCTGGGCAGCGTCGGCGAGCCGATCAACCCCGAGGCGTGGGTCTGGTACCGGGAGCACATCGGCGGCGGCAGCACCCCGGTGGTCGACACCTGGTGGCAGACCGAGACCGGCGCCATCATGATCTCCCCGCTGCCCGGGGTCACCCAGGCCAAGCCGGGTTCGGCGCAGACCCCGCTGCCCGGAATCTCCGCGACCGTGGTGGACGACGAGGCCAACGAGGTGCCCAACGGCTCCGGCGGCTACCTGGTGCTCACCGAGCCCTGGCCGTCGATGCTCCGCACCATCTGGGGTGACGACCAGCGGTACATCGACACCTACTGGTCGCGTTTCGAGGGCCGTTACTTCGCCGGTGACGGTGCCAAGAAGGACGACGACGGCGACATCTGGCTGCTCGGCCGGGTGGACGACGTCATGCTGATCTCGGGTCACAACATCTCCACCACCGAGGTGGAGTCCGCGCTGGTCTCGCATCCCAAGGTCGCCGAGTCCGCGGTGGTCGGCGCCACCGACGAGACCACCGGACAGGCCATCGTCGCCTTCGTCATCCTGCGCGGCACCGCCGAGGACAGCGCGGAGCTGGCCGGCGACCTGCGCGACCACGTCAGCAAGGCGCTCGGCCCGATCGCCAAGCCCAAGCGCATCCTGATCGTCTCGGAGCTGCCCAAGACCCGCTCCGGCAAGATCATGCGCCGCCTGCTGCGCGACGTCGCGGAGAACCGGGAGCTCGGCGACGTCACCACGCTCACCGACTCCACCGTCATGGACCTGATCCAGAGCAAGCTGCCGTCCGCGCCCAGCGAGGACTGA
- a CDS encoding SulP family inorganic anion transporter: protein MRLQLPDRVTAHRPHSSPKADRSLRSDFSASITVFLLAVPLSLGLALATGAPLQAGLVAAAVGGIVAGCLGGTPLQVSGAATSLVVVTADLVQRYGWRATCAITVLAGLAQLLLGVLRVARAALAVSPAIVHGMLAGIGTVIAVGQLHVVLGGSPENSAAANIAALPGQLMNSHPTTPVIGALTVAVLLGWPRLRGRARALRAVPAPLAAIVLATTASIGLSMPRVDLPRWSAPALPTLPEGPVLGVLAAVVTVTLVASMESLLSAVAVDALQAQRPGPGAPPARLDRELLGQGAANLASGVLGGMPIAGGAMRGSANVEAGARTRRATVLHGVWVLLCAGAASWALEVIPLAALAALVMLVGVRMVSFAHIRHIQRHREFPVYAATVGTVVFFGVLQGVLAGGAVAVFLALRRLTHTRVTVTEEPGCHRVRVTGQLTFLAVPRLSRAFAQVPDDANVVVELDGSFMDHAAYEALRSWCARHRSRGGQAVLGDGAGRTVSEPVSAHACRPWTPWRNHHCTRQAPGPATSGGQLLGGVSAFQRNTAPLVREELARLAREGQSPGQLFLTCADSRLVTSMITSSGPGDLFTVRNVGNLMPPPGSDASCDSVAAAVEYAVDVLQVSSITVCGHSGCGAMAALLGSDREPGAQTPLARWLRHGRPSLARLGRTGPLGRGQVALAERPIADDHERLALVNVMTQLEHLMAHPCVARRVGEGSLQLHGMYFHVAEAQAYIVDRTTSVFTAVRADAAPLAPPGTSGKAPGGTDGSVGPAGQEGLATKV, encoded by the coding sequence ATGAGACTCCAGCTACCCGACCGCGTCACCGCCCACCGACCCCACAGCTCCCCCAAGGCGGACAGATCCCTCCGCTCCGATTTCTCCGCCTCGATCACCGTCTTCCTGCTCGCCGTCCCCCTCTCGCTCGGCCTCGCGCTCGCCACCGGAGCGCCCCTGCAGGCCGGTCTGGTGGCCGCGGCCGTCGGGGGAATCGTGGCCGGCTGCCTCGGCGGCACCCCGCTCCAGGTGAGCGGCGCTGCCACCAGCCTGGTCGTGGTCACCGCCGATCTCGTCCAGCGGTACGGCTGGCGGGCCACCTGTGCGATCACCGTGCTGGCCGGGCTGGCCCAGTTGCTGCTCGGCGTGCTGCGGGTGGCCAGAGCCGCCCTGGCCGTCAGCCCCGCCATCGTGCACGGCATGCTCGCCGGTATCGGCACGGTCATCGCCGTCGGCCAGTTGCATGTGGTGCTCGGCGGCAGCCCGGAGAATTCAGCCGCCGCCAACATCGCGGCCCTGCCCGGCCAGCTGATGAACAGCCACCCCACCACCCCGGTGATCGGCGCCCTGACCGTGGCCGTGCTGCTCGGCTGGCCCCGGCTGCGCGGCAGAGCCAGGGCACTGCGGGCCGTCCCGGCACCGCTGGCCGCCATTGTGCTGGCCACCACCGCCAGCATCGGCCTGTCGATGCCGCGAGTGGACCTGCCCAGGTGGAGCGCCCCCGCGCTGCCCACACTGCCGGAGGGCCCGGTGCTCGGCGTGCTCGCCGCGGTGGTCACCGTCACCCTGGTGGCCAGCATGGAATCCCTGCTGTCGGCGGTCGCCGTCGACGCCCTCCAGGCGCAGCGCCCCGGCCCGGGCGCCCCGCCGGCCCGCCTCGACCGCGAACTGCTCGGCCAGGGTGCCGCGAACCTGGCCTCCGGCGTGCTCGGCGGTATGCCGATCGCGGGCGGGGCGATGCGCGGCTCGGCCAATGTGGAAGCCGGCGCCCGCACCCGGCGGGCCACGGTGCTGCACGGCGTGTGGGTGCTGCTCTGCGCCGGTGCGGCGTCCTGGGCGCTGGAAGTGATCCCGCTCGCCGCACTGGCCGCGCTGGTGATGCTGGTCGGCGTGCGGATGGTGAGCTTCGCGCACATCCGGCACATCCAGCGGCACCGCGAGTTCCCGGTGTACGCGGCCACGGTGGGCACCGTGGTGTTCTTCGGTGTGCTGCAAGGCGTGCTGGCGGGCGGCGCGGTCGCCGTCTTCCTGGCGCTGCGCAGGCTCACGCACACCCGGGTGACGGTCACCGAGGAGCCCGGCTGCCACCGGGTGCGGGTGACCGGGCAGTTGACGTTCCTGGCGGTACCCCGGTTGAGCCGGGCCTTCGCCCAGGTGCCGGACGACGCCAACGTGGTGGTGGAGCTGGACGGCTCCTTCATGGACCACGCCGCTTATGAGGCGTTGCGCTCCTGGTGCGCCCGGCACCGTTCACGCGGCGGCCAGGCGGTGCTGGGCGACGGCGCCGGACGGACCGTCAGCGAACCGGTCAGCGCGCACGCCTGCCGCCCCTGGACACCGTGGCGCAACCACCACTGCACCCGCCAGGCCCCCGGCCCGGCGACCAGCGGCGGCCAACTGCTCGGCGGCGTCAGCGCCTTCCAGCGCAACACGGCCCCACTGGTCCGCGAGGAGCTGGCCCGGCTGGCCCGAGAGGGGCAGAGCCCCGGCCAGCTCTTCCTGACCTGCGCGGACTCCCGGCTGGTCACCAGCATGATCACCTCCAGCGGCCCGGGAGACCTCTTCACCGTCCGCAACGTCGGCAATCTGATGCCGCCACCGGGTTCCGACGCGTCCTGCGACTCGGTGGCCGCAGCCGTGGAGTACGCGGTGGACGTGCTCCAGGTCTCCAGCATCACGGTGTGCGGCCACTCCGGGTGCGGGGCGATGGCGGCCCTGCTGGGGTCCGACCGCGAACCGGGCGCGCAGACCCCGTTGGCCCGCTGGCTGCGGCACGGCCGGCCGAGCCTGGCGCGGCTGGGCCGGACCGGACCTCTGGGCCGCGGCCAGGTGGCGCTCGCCGAGCGCCCGATCGCCGACGACCACGAACGCCTGGCGCTGGTGAATGTGATGACGCAGCTGGAACACCTGATGGCGCACCCGTGCGTGGCCCGCCGGGTCGGGGAGGGCAGCCTGCAGCTGCACGGCATGTACTTCCATGTGGCCGAGGCGCAGGCGTACATCGTGGACCGGACGACGAGCGTGTTCACCGCGGTCCGGGCGGACGCCGCCCCGCTCGCGCCGCCCGGGACGTCCGGCAAAGCACCGGGAGGAACAGACGGGAGCGTCGGACCCGCTGGTCAGGAGGGCCTTGCCACAAAGGTCTAA
- a CDS encoding ATP-binding protein has product MKIAFVGKGGSGKTTLSSLFIRHLAAARVPVTAIDADINQHLGPALGLDEEEAAALPALGAHLPEIKEYLRGANPRIASAEAMIKTTPPGRGSRLLRLREENPVYTACALAVALDGGREGVQGSDKGSEEVNQGGGRSDGSGARLMVTGPFNESDLGVACYHSKVGAVELLLNHLVDGRDEYLVVDMTAGSDSFASGLFTRFDLTFLVAEPTRKGVAVYRQYKEYARDFGVNLAVVGNKVQGEDDVAFLQAEVGDDLLVTVGHSDWVRAMEKGRPPRFALLEEANQRALRTMHERADKAYETRDWDRYTRQMVHFHQRNAESWGNARTGADLADQIDPGFVLGESLPAVAAGA; this is encoded by the coding sequence ATGAAGATCGCTTTCGTTGGAAAGGGCGGCAGCGGCAAGACCACGCTGTCGTCGCTGTTCATCCGCCACCTCGCGGCAGCGCGCGTCCCGGTCACCGCGATCGACGCGGACATCAATCAGCACCTCGGCCCCGCGCTCGGCCTTGATGAGGAGGAGGCCGCCGCGCTCCCCGCGCTCGGCGCCCATCTGCCGGAGATCAAGGAGTATCTGCGCGGCGCCAACCCGCGCATCGCGTCGGCCGAGGCCATGATCAAGACCACCCCGCCCGGCCGGGGCTCACGGTTGCTGCGGTTGCGGGAGGAGAACCCGGTCTATACCGCCTGTGCCCTGGCGGTCGCACTGGACGGCGGCCGGGAAGGCGTTCAGGGCAGCGACAAGGGCAGCGAGGAGGTCAATCAGGGCGGTGGCCGGAGCGACGGCTCGGGCGCCCGGCTGATGGTGACCGGCCCCTTCAACGAGTCGGATCTGGGTGTGGCCTGCTACCACTCCAAGGTCGGCGCGGTGGAGTTGCTCCTCAACCACCTGGTGGACGGCCGGGACGAATACCTCGTCGTCGACATGACCGCGGGCAGCGACTCCTTCGCGTCGGGGCTGTTCACCCGCTTCGACCTGACGTTCCTGGTCGCCGAGCCGACACGCAAGGGGGTGGCCGTCTACCGCCAGTACAAGGAGTACGCCCGCGACTTCGGCGTCAATCTCGCAGTGGTCGGCAACAAGGTGCAGGGCGAGGACGACGTTGCCTTCCTGCAGGCCGAGGTGGGGGACGACCTGCTGGTCACCGTCGGCCACTCGGACTGGGTGCGGGCCATGGAGAAGGGCCGGCCCCCGCGGTTCGCACTGCTGGAGGAGGCCAACCAGCGGGCGCTGCGCACCATGCACGAGCGCGCCGACAAGGCGTACGAGACCAGGGACTGGGACCGCTACACCCGCCAGATGGTGCACTTCCACCAGCGGAACGCCGAGAGCTGGGGGAACGCGAGGACCGGCGCCGACCTGGCGGACCAGATCGACCCCGGCTTCGTCCTGGGCGAGTCGCTCCCGGCTGTCGCAGCGGGCGCGTAG
- a CDS encoding oxidoreductase has product MATNAASSSAPGPAGPADPLAVLGALPGVPEAVESVRQAVDRVYGHRVMRRRSNEVASEAALRGARASAALAGADWSLEEVRRRSDFSADDQARTVGAALRLTAEAGQLLGVWRQSPVQALARLHLVAAGGAAEESTVGRPRLTGEPVAEPLVGIAELPLPEPSEVNARLDGLAGLLRSGTSAPALVAGAVVHGELLCLRPFGSFNGLVARAAERIVLVGSGLDPKSICPAEVGHAELGRAGYLKALEGYASGTPEGMAEWIAHCGRALELGVRESVAVCEALQRGAA; this is encoded by the coding sequence ATGGCTACGAACGCAGCTTCCTCCTCCGCCCCCGGACCGGCCGGGCCGGCCGACCCGCTGGCCGTACTCGGCGCGCTCCCGGGCGTGCCCGAGGCGGTGGAGTCGGTACGGCAGGCCGTGGACCGGGTCTACGGGCACCGGGTGATGCGCCGTCGTTCCAACGAGGTGGCCTCCGAGGCGGCCCTGCGGGGCGCCCGGGCCTCGGCGGCGCTGGCCGGCGCCGACTGGTCGCTGGAGGAGGTGCGCCGGCGCAGCGACTTCTCGGCCGACGACCAGGCCCGCACGGTCGGTGCGGCACTGCGGCTCACTGCCGAGGCGGGCCAACTCCTCGGTGTCTGGCGGCAGTCGCCGGTCCAGGCACTGGCCAGGCTGCACCTGGTGGCGGCCGGCGGCGCCGCCGAGGAATCCACCGTGGGCCGTCCGCGGCTGACCGGGGAGCCGGTGGCCGAACCGCTGGTGGGGATCGCGGAGCTCCCGCTGCCGGAGCCGAGCGAGGTCAACGCCCGGCTGGACGGGCTAGCCGGGCTACTGCGCTCCGGTACTTCCGCCCCCGCGCTGGTGGCCGGCGCGGTAGTGCATGGCGAACTCCTCTGCCTGCGGCCCTTCGGCTCCTTCAACGGCCTGGTCGCCCGCGCCGCCGAGCGGATCGTGCTGGTCGGCAGCGGACTCGACCCGAAGTCCATCTGCCCGGCCGAGGTCGGCCACGCGGAACTGGGCCGTGCGGGCTATCTCAAGGCCCTTGAGGGGTACGCCTCCGGCACGCCCGAGGGGATGGCCGAGTGGATCGCGCACTGCGGCCGGGCGCTGGAGCTCGGGGTGCGGGAGAGCGTTGCCGTCTGCGAGGCGCTCCAGCGGGGCGCGGCCTGA